The Glycine soja cultivar W05 chromosome 6, ASM419377v2, whole genome shotgun sequence genome has a window encoding:
- the LOC114417136 gene encoding protein trichome birefringence-like 39, with protein MGLPLVHALFLTLFLLCLQTKAEDFGATGKLAGTCNLFSGKWVYDASYPLYDPSTCPFVDPQFNCQKHGRSDKLYQKYRWMPFSCPLPRFNGLNFLEKYRGKKIMFVGDSLSLNQFNSLACMLHAWVPKSRSIFSQRDALSKVAFENYGLELYLYRTAYLVDLDREKVGRVLKLDSIKNGDSWMGMDVLVFNTWHWWTHTGSSQPWDYVQVNNKLFKDMNRFLAYYKGLTTWAKWVQRNVNPAKTKVFFLGISPVHYQGKDWNQPTKSCMSETQPFFGLKYPAGTPMAWRVVSKVLNQITKPVYFLDVTTLSQYRKDAHPEGYSGVMAVDCSHWCLPGLPDTWNELLGAVLSD; from the exons ATGGGTCTGCCATTAGTACATGCTCTGTTCTTAACTCTGTTTCTGCTCTGCCTCCAAACAAAAGCAGAGGATTTTGGTGCAACAGGGAAGCTCGCAGGAACATGCAACTTGTTCAGTGGAAAATGGGTCTATGATGCTTCATACCCTCTCTATGACCCTTCAACTTGCCCCTTCGTAGATCCACAGTTCAATTGCCAAAAGCATGGTCGCTCAGATAAACTGTACCAAAAATATAGGTGGATGCCATTTTCTTGTCCCTTGCCAAG GTTCAATGGATTGAACTTTTTGGAGAAATATAGAGGGAAGAAGATTATGTTTGTCGGTGACTCCCTTAGCTTGAACCAGTTCAATTCATTGGCATGTATGCTTCATGCTTGGGTGCCAAAATCTAGGAGCATTTTCAGCCAAAGGGATGCTCTCTCCAAAGTGGCATTTGAG AACTATGGCCTTGAGTTATATTTGTACCGCACAGCATATTTAGTGGACCTTGACCGTGAGAAAGTTGGAAGAGTTTTGAAGCTTGACTCTATCAAGAACGGTGACTCTTGGATGGGGATGGACGTGCTGGTTTTTAACACGTGGCACTGGTGGACCCACACCGGAAGTTCTCAACC GTGGGACTATGTTCAGGTGAATAATAAATTGTTCAAAGACATGAACCGTTTTCTTGCGTACTATAAAGGGCTTACAACTTGGGCTAAGTGGGTTCAAAGAAACGTCAATCCAGCAAAAACCAAGGTCTTCTTCTTAGGAATTTCTCCTGTGCATTACCA GGGGAAAGATTGGAATCAACCAACGAAATCATGTATGAGTGAGACACAACCATTCTTTGGATTGAAGTACCCTGCAGGGACACCAATGGCTTGGAGGGTGGTGAGCAAGGTGTTGAACCAGATAACTAAGCCAGTGTATTTCTTGGATGTGACCACTCTCTCACAGTACAGAAAAGATGCACATCCTGAAGGATATAGTGGTGTTATGGCAGTAGATTGCAGCCACTGGTGTCTTCCTGGGCTTCCTGACACTTGGAATGAACTTTTGGGTGCAGTTCTTTCTGATTGA